A portion of the Scleropages formosus chromosome 15, fSclFor1.1, whole genome shotgun sequence genome contains these proteins:
- the prph2lb gene encoding peripherin 2-like b, with protein MAVLKVKFTKNKRDKLAQVLWIVNWISVVTGIILFSLGLFLKVEISKQQEIMPDRQLHMVPNMLIAVGLIACTINFLGGKICHDCVDIAKYLRWKLLMLPYIICTFFFTFCILVGALMCYGMRGELEESLLSGLRDAMRYYKDTDTPGRCFLKRTVDLLQIQFQCCGNNDFRDWFHIQWISNRYLDMSSKEVVHRLRSNVEGKYLVDSVPFSCCNPSSPRPCIQHQVTNSSAHFNYDYATEEPNLWRRGCRQALLEYFTQIMQSIGLTVIITWLFELSVLTGVRYLQTAMENVLRNGNPDSESDGWLLENSFVEMARSNFKIIKNLGKCNQIDISGSDDPNIDVPSSSFAHYGPGNLPTKQIPVYS; from the exons ATGGCAGTCCTGAAGGTGAAGTTCACCAAAAACAAGAGGGACAAGCTGGCCCAAGTGCTTTGGATTGTGAACTGGATATCTGTGGTGACAGGTATCATTCTTTTCAGCCTGGGTCTCTTCCTCAAGGTGGAGATCTCCAAGCAGCAGGAGATCATGCCCGACAGGCAGCTCCACATGGTGCCTAACATGCTGATCGCCGTAGGTCTCATTGCCTGTACAATCAACTTCCTAGGTGGCAAAATCTGCCATGACTGTGTGGACATAGCAAAGTACCTCCGCTGGAAGCTGTTGATGCTGCCCTACATCATCTGCACCTTCTTCTTCACCTTCTGTATCCTGGTGGGTGCGCTCATGTGCTACGGAATGcgcggtgagctggaggagTCTCTGCTGTCTGGGCTTCGTGATGCCATGCGCTACTACAAGGACACGGACACACCAGGACGTTGCTTCCTCAAGCGCACCGTGGACCTTTTGCAGATCCAGTTCCAGTGTTGTGGCAACAACGATTTCCGGGACTGGTTCCACATCCAGTGGATCAGCAACCGCTACCTGGACATGTCCAGCAAGGAGGTGGTACA CCGTCTGCGAAGTAATGTGGAGGGCAAATACCTGGTTGATAGCGTGCCTTTCAGCTGCTGTAACCCCAGCTCCCCACGGCCCTGCATCCAACACCAGGTGACCAACAGCTCTGCCCACTTCAACTACGACTACGCAACAGAGGAGCCGAACCTGTGGAGACGGGGCTGCCGACAGGCACTGCTAGAGTATTTCACCCAGATCATGCAGTCCATCGGCCTCACTGTCATCATTACCTGGCTTTTTGAG CTATCGGTGTTGACAGGGGTGCGCTATCTTCAGACTGCCATGGAGAATGTCCTGCGGAATGGCAACCCTGACTCCGAGTCTGATGGCTGGCTGCTGGAAAACAGTTTTGTAGAAATGGCACGCTCCAACTTTAAGATCATCAAGAATTTGGGCAAGTGTAATCAGATTGACATTTCTGGCAGTGACGATCCCAATATTGATGTTCCCAGTTCTTCTTTTGCCCACTATGGACCTGGCAACCTTCCCACCAAACAAATTCCAGTGTACAGCTAA